The Williamsia sp. DF01-3 genome has a window encoding:
- a CDS encoding serine hydrolase: MSGPAPDADASRHLSEVFADAGCAGWVHARTIGRAVEREFGWAADDPVVMASVYKLPLLLALCDLAEIGQIDLTATVVVDPADWAVGPTGIATLHDPVTLSWRDLAVQMMVISDNAAADVILDRVGLPRVQEKLDALGLTETRVVGGMAELQQQLVRETGTNTVVEAFSVLADADRTMTVTAYDPALASATTPRDATRLLQLIWTDQAVSAQMSEFVRSTMRKQAWQQRLSSGFPLGVATIAGKTGTLGAIRNEIAVVEYPGEHPIAVAVFTLAARAELSLPTVEAAVGRAARIAVTAVRSPL, translated from the coding sequence GTGAGCGGCCCGGCTCCGGATGCGGACGCGTCGAGGCATCTGAGCGAGGTCTTCGCTGATGCCGGATGCGCCGGATGGGTACATGCCAGGACGATCGGCCGGGCGGTCGAGCGGGAATTCGGCTGGGCGGCAGACGATCCCGTCGTGATGGCATCGGTATACAAGCTGCCGCTCCTGCTTGCTCTGTGTGACCTGGCCGAGATCGGGCAGATCGACCTGACTGCCACGGTGGTGGTCGACCCGGCGGATTGGGCGGTGGGGCCCACGGGTATCGCGACCTTGCACGACCCGGTGACATTGAGCTGGCGTGACTTGGCCGTACAGATGATGGTGATCTCCGACAACGCGGCAGCCGACGTGATCCTCGACCGGGTGGGACTACCGCGGGTGCAGGAGAAACTCGATGCGCTCGGCCTGACCGAGACCAGGGTGGTCGGTGGCATGGCGGAACTGCAACAACAACTGGTCCGGGAAACGGGCACCAACACTGTGGTGGAGGCGTTCTCGGTGCTCGCCGACGCAGACCGGACGATGACCGTCACGGCCTACGACCCGGCGCTTGCCAGCGCGACGACGCCCCGCGACGCCACACGTCTGTTGCAACTCATCTGGACCGATCAGGCGGTATCGGCACAGATGAGCGAGTTCGTTCGGTCAACGATGCGTAAACAGGCCTGGCAACAACGTCTTTCGTCGGGGTTCCCGTTGGGCGTGGCAACCATCGCGGGTAAGACCGGCACACTCGGCGCCATCCGCAACGAGATCGCCGTTGTCGAATATCCCGGCGAACATCCGATCGCGGTTGCCGTCTTCACGCTGGCAGCCAGAGCGGAACTGTCACTGCCGACGGTGGAGGCAGCCGTCGGGCGAGCTGCGCGAATCGCGGTGACGGCAGTGCGGAGCCCGCTCTGA
- a CDS encoding thiol-disulfide oxidoreductase DCC family protein: protein MPEQPVVLYDGVCGFCNHAVQFLLRVDRRGELRFAALEGDFARGVIERHPELTGVDSVVYVDNPGTSDERVAVRSDAALRVITHADRPWRWLKVARAIPRPVRDRLYDGFAAIRYRVFGKLDTCPLPSPEVRARFLD, encoded by the coding sequence ATGCCTGAGCAACCAGTGGTCCTGTACGACGGGGTCTGCGGATTCTGCAACCACGCAGTGCAATTCCTCCTCCGCGTCGACCGTCGAGGGGAACTACGCTTCGCCGCCCTGGAAGGTGACTTCGCGCGCGGTGTCATCGAACGGCATCCGGAACTGACAGGGGTCGACTCGGTTGTCTACGTGGACAACCCGGGCACGAGTGACGAGCGCGTGGCGGTGCGGTCCGACGCTGCTCTGCGCGTGATCACCCATGCCGACCGGCCATGGCGGTGGCTGAAGGTCGCCCGGGCGATCCCCCGCCCCGTGCGAGACCGGCTCTATGACGGCTTCGCGGCCATCCGATACCGCGTATTCGGAAAGCTCGACACCTGCCCGCTCCCCTCTCCAGAAGTCCGCGCGAGATTCCTGGACTAG
- a CDS encoding serine hydrolase, which yields MTAMDGDAALTSAIRRRLGGRHPTVVVASVGPHGLSLASTGTTTTADLEIGSISKALTGLLYAEACSRGEVTPETTLGTLLPLTDKEIGAITLGSLSTHRSGLPRLPAGMNPLGRTVKMWTQGASPYGETLEELLAQVRDTTLRSPKVRYSNLGFQLLGHSLAQAAGQSFQTLLGDRLARPLGLENTYAPYTPAELTSDAVVGRSRFGRVQQPWTGEAIAPAGGVRASIADMGRLVCALLDESSPGMAALDPVATLMGPARIGAGWMTLDVKGRKITWHNGATGGFASWIGVDRAAGTGVVIVSATAVSVDKHGFALLRELTDDSPRRSD from the coding sequence ATGACCGCAATGGATGGTGACGCTGCGCTGACTTCAGCGATCCGCCGGCGTCTGGGTGGGCGTCATCCGACCGTGGTAGTGGCTTCGGTCGGGCCCCACGGGCTGTCACTGGCCTCCACAGGGACCACCACCACAGCCGACCTGGAGATCGGCTCGATTTCCAAAGCGCTCACCGGATTGTTGTACGCGGAGGCATGCTCGCGCGGGGAGGTGACACCCGAGACAACACTGGGAACACTGCTTCCGTTGACGGACAAGGAGATCGGCGCGATCACGCTCGGATCGCTCAGTACACATCGATCTGGACTGCCTCGGCTGCCTGCGGGCATGAACCCGCTCGGTCGCACCGTGAAGATGTGGACGCAAGGTGCCTCGCCGTACGGTGAGACCCTCGAGGAGCTCCTCGCGCAGGTACGCGACACCACACTGAGGTCGCCGAAGGTGAGATACTCCAATCTTGGGTTTCAGCTACTCGGGCATTCGCTGGCACAGGCCGCCGGCCAGAGTTTCCAGACGTTGTTGGGTGATCGTCTTGCCCGGCCGCTCGGACTCGAGAACACCTACGCCCCATACACACCGGCCGAATTGACCTCGGACGCCGTGGTCGGCCGAAGCCGGTTCGGCCGGGTTCAGCAACCCTGGACGGGGGAGGCCATCGCACCCGCCGGCGGCGTCCGGGCGTCCATCGCGGACATGGGTCGCCTCGTGTGCGCTCTGCTCGACGAATCTTCCCCGGGCATGGCAGCGCTCGATCCGGTTGCCACGCTGATGGGTCCGGCGCGCATCGGTGCCGGCTGGATGACCCTCGACGTGAAGGGCCGAAAGATCACCTGGCACAACGGAGCAACGGGCGGTTTCGCAAGCTGGATCGGGGTGGACCGTGCCGCCGGGACAGGCGTGGTGATCGTGTCCGCAACCGCGGTGTCGGTGGACAAGCACGGGTTCGCCTTGCTCCGGGAACTCACCGACGATTCACCGCGCCGCTCGGACTGA
- a CDS encoding penicillin-binding transpeptidase domain-containing protein, which yields MDEKHRSPLLRRIIPLILFALVGSSCTWLSDDPEDTFGDFASALSGRHVGDAAELTTDPAAATTAINDMFEGLGDGAKVVVTADDVESDGSDGRLTMAWNFGPGKDLRYETRGRTVESDGDRKLVWDPTLLHDNMLPGSTFRYSDDKDLMTPVVDRGGAALLEWQTVGVVTVRRDAVDAASTALARALRRFDASITEMSIRTAAEQQQGDAVTVITLREDDVEAVRAQLEPIEGVTIVDQGKLLTTDRALRSPVLGDIERTWNDVITERAGWSVSLVDAEGNAIDQLTAVPPRATEPLQLSIDRRLQLLAQRAVATRSEPTALVAMSTNAGGILAVAQNAAADREGAIALSGLYPPGSTFKTVTTAAALSEGIATPQTPLPCPGRATIEGRTIPNEDDFDLGTVPLTTAFARSCNTTMAGLSNRLGADALPATATRFGIGVDFVVPGITTVTGTVPRADSAALRVENGIGQGKVTASPFGMAVAEASLGHGSMVLPTLISGRPTTASVKPEPLDPEVVEALRAMMRQTVSTGTASQLSDIDGLGGKTGTAEYGDNTRSHGWFAGIVGDIAFASLVVGGNSSAPAVAVAGEFLRPAAGR from the coding sequence GTGGACGAAAAACACCGGTCGCCCCTCTTGCGTCGAATCATTCCGTTGATCCTGTTTGCTCTTGTCGGTTCGAGCTGTACATGGCTGAGTGACGACCCCGAAGACACTTTTGGCGATTTCGCCTCAGCCCTCAGTGGGCGGCACGTCGGCGACGCCGCCGAACTGACCACCGATCCTGCTGCGGCAACCACTGCGATCAATGACATGTTCGAGGGGCTCGGCGACGGGGCGAAGGTGGTGGTCACCGCGGACGATGTGGAGTCCGATGGGAGCGACGGGCGCCTGACCATGGCATGGAACTTCGGGCCGGGGAAGGATCTCCGGTACGAGACTCGCGGCAGGACAGTCGAATCCGATGGCGATCGGAAGCTGGTCTGGGATCCGACGCTGCTGCACGACAACATGCTTCCCGGTTCGACATTCCGGTATTCGGACGACAAAGATCTGATGACGCCGGTGGTGGACCGCGGTGGAGCGGCGCTCCTCGAGTGGCAGACGGTCGGAGTGGTCACCGTGCGGCGCGACGCCGTTGATGCAGCATCCACCGCATTGGCCAGGGCGCTGCGCCGGTTCGATGCATCCATCACGGAGATGTCCATCCGGACGGCTGCGGAGCAGCAGCAGGGCGATGCCGTCACCGTCATCACGCTCCGGGAAGACGACGTCGAGGCCGTTCGTGCGCAGCTCGAACCGATCGAGGGCGTCACGATCGTGGATCAGGGGAAGCTGTTGACCACCGACCGCGCCTTGCGGTCGCCGGTTCTGGGCGACATCGAACGTACCTGGAACGACGTGATCACCGAACGCGCCGGATGGTCGGTGTCGTTGGTGGATGCCGAGGGCAACGCCATCGATCAGCTCACGGCGGTGCCACCCCGAGCAACCGAGCCGCTGCAGCTGTCCATCGATCGGCGTCTGCAGCTGCTCGCGCAACGGGCTGTGGCCACCCGATCCGAACCGACTGCGTTGGTGGCCATGTCGACAAACGCCGGAGGAATCCTCGCGGTCGCACAGAACGCCGCGGCTGATCGGGAAGGTGCGATTGCGCTCAGCGGACTGTATCCACCGGGTTCGACATTCAAGACGGTGACCACCGCGGCAGCGTTGTCCGAGGGGATCGCGACACCGCAGACACCGCTGCCGTGCCCGGGACGCGCCACCATCGAAGGCCGGACCATTCCGAACGAAGACGACTTCGATCTCGGGACGGTGCCACTGACCACTGCATTCGCCCGGTCGTGCAACACCACCATGGCGGGGCTCTCGAACCGCCTCGGGGCCGATGCGCTCCCGGCGACCGCCACCCGGTTCGGCATCGGCGTGGACTTCGTGGTCCCGGGGATCACCACGGTCACCGGCACGGTGCCACGTGCCGACAGCGCGGCTCTGCGGGTGGAGAACGGTATCGGTCAGGGCAAGGTCACCGCCTCGCCGTTCGGCATGGCTGTCGCCGAAGCGAGTCTCGGACATGGGTCGATGGTTCTCCCAACCCTCATCTCCGGTAGACCGACCACGGCCAGCGTGAAGCCGGAGCCATTGGATCCCGAGGTTGTCGAAGCCTTACGCGCGATGATGCGCCAGACCGTGTCGACGGGTACCGCCTCCCAGCTCAGCGACATCGACGGGTTGGGGGGCAAGACCGGTACCGCGGAGTACGGCGACAACACCCGTTCTCACGGGTGGTTCGCCGGGATCGTCGGCGACATCGCCTTTGCGTCCCTGGTCGTCGGTGGCAACAGCTCTGCCCCGGCCGTGGCGGTCGCCGGTGAATTCCTTCGACCTGCGGCCGGCCGGTGA
- a CDS encoding bifunctional 2-polyprenyl-6-hydroxyphenol methylase/3-demethylubiquinol 3-O-methyltransferase UbiG: MTHSFDKKYWDEIWQGDRATAMAAGTPNPHLTHEVAGLTPGTALDAGCGGGTEAVWLATRGWQVTGADIAVEALARAAEKATRAGVADRMRWVEADLSTWEPEARYDLVTTHYAHPAIPQLDFYRRIADWVAPGGMLFIVGHLHHNHHGGAASHDAGHGHHDADGQPPESASVRAADITAQLNPTEWEISTARETHRSITGPDGRDVQLHDVVVAAVRRR, translated from the coding sequence ATGACGCACTCGTTCGACAAGAAGTACTGGGATGAGATCTGGCAAGGCGACCGAGCCACGGCGATGGCGGCCGGCACGCCCAACCCACACCTGACACACGAGGTTGCGGGCCTGACGCCCGGGACCGCTCTCGACGCGGGCTGTGGCGGCGGCACCGAAGCAGTGTGGCTGGCAACGCGTGGCTGGCAGGTGACGGGCGCCGACATCGCCGTCGAGGCCCTGGCCCGCGCTGCCGAGAAGGCGACGCGGGCGGGAGTTGCCGATCGGATGCGATGGGTCGAGGCCGACCTGTCCACCTGGGAACCCGAAGCCCGCTACGACCTGGTCACCACGCACTACGCACACCCCGCGATACCGCAGCTGGACTTCTATCGCCGCATCGCCGACTGGGTCGCCCCCGGCGGCATGCTGTTCATCGTCGGGCACCTCCACCACAACCACCACGGCGGGGCCGCCTCGCACGATGCCGGCCACGGCCATCACGACGCAGATGGCCAGCCGCCGGAGTCGGCCTCCGTGCGCGCTGCCGACATCACTGCCCAGCTGAACCCGACCGAGTGGGAGATCTCGACCGCCCGCGAAACCCACCGATCGATCACCGGGCCCGACGGGCGAGATGTTCAGCTCCACGACGTGGTGGTCGCAGCGGTTCGTCGGAGATGA
- a CDS encoding trehalose-6-phosphate synthase, which produces MTPQRSNESDTRADFVVVANRLPVDKETLADGTVRWKRSPGGLVTALEPILRSQTGAWVGWSGVADAAEHPEVEGLQLYAVSLTAQEIADYYEGFSNATLWPLYHDVIVKPEYNRTWWNSYVAINRRFAEAASEAAAEGALVWIQDYQLQLVPKMLRMLRPDLRIGFFLHIPFPPVELFMQMPWRTEIIEGLLGADLIGFHLPGGAQNFLYLARRLAGQATSKGQVGVRSKFGVVQVGFRTVRVGAFPISIDSGELDTQAKTKEIRKRAVEIREELGSPKKVLLGVDRLDYTKGIDVRLQALSELFEEGRVDPNEVTMLQLATPSRERVDSYIKMRGEIEQLVGNINGTYGRVGHPVIQYLHQPVPREDLIAFFVAADVMLITPLRDGMNLVAKEYVACRSDLGGALVLSEFTGAAAELRQAFQANPYDTEGVKNAIVAALEQDPDEGRRRMRALRRQVLAHDVQRWAESFLGALGADPETMSSGDRRIDLVEEV; this is translated from the coding sequence GTGACTCCGCAGCGATCGAATGAGTCCGATACCCGCGCCGATTTCGTTGTAGTCGCGAATCGCCTGCCGGTAGACAAAGAGACGCTCGCGGATGGCACCGTGCGCTGGAAGCGCAGTCCGGGTGGTCTGGTCACCGCCCTGGAACCGATCCTGCGGTCGCAGACGGGCGCGTGGGTCGGGTGGTCGGGTGTGGCCGACGCCGCAGAACACCCCGAGGTCGAAGGACTTCAGCTCTACGCCGTATCACTGACCGCGCAGGAGATCGCCGACTACTACGAGGGTTTCTCCAACGCCACCCTCTGGCCGCTGTACCACGACGTCATCGTCAAACCCGAGTACAACCGCACCTGGTGGAACAGCTACGTCGCCATCAACCGCAGGTTCGCCGAGGCAGCGTCCGAGGCGGCCGCCGAGGGCGCGTTGGTCTGGATCCAGGACTACCAGTTGCAACTGGTGCCGAAGATGCTGCGCATGCTGCGTCCCGATCTCCGGATCGGCTTCTTCCTGCACATCCCGTTCCCGCCGGTCGAACTGTTCATGCAGATGCCGTGGCGCACCGAGATCATCGAGGGTCTGCTCGGCGCCGACCTGATCGGGTTCCACCTTCCCGGCGGCGCGCAGAACTTCTTGTACCTCGCGCGGCGGCTGGCCGGACAGGCGACTTCCAAGGGCCAGGTCGGCGTCCGCTCCAAGTTCGGCGTGGTCCAGGTCGGTTTCCGCACGGTCCGGGTGGGTGCATTCCCCATCTCGATCGACTCCGGCGAACTCGACACCCAGGCCAAGACCAAAGAGATCCGCAAACGCGCCGTCGAGATCCGGGAGGAGCTGGGCAGCCCGAAGAAGGTACTGCTCGGAGTCGACCGCCTCGACTACACCAAGGGCATCGACGTCCGGCTGCAGGCGCTGTCCGAACTCTTCGAAGAAGGCCGGGTCGACCCCAACGAGGTCACCATGTTGCAGCTGGCGACGCCCAGCCGCGAGCGGGTCGACAGCTACATCAAGATGCGCGGCGAGATCGAACAGTTGGTGGGCAACATCAACGGCACCTACGGACGTGTGGGGCACCCGGTCATCCAGTACTTGCACCAGCCGGTTCCCCGCGAAGACCTGATCGCCTTCTTCGTGGCCGCCGACGTCATGCTGATCACGCCGCTGCGCGACGGCATGAACCTGGTCGCCAAGGAGTACGTCGCCTGCCGCAGCGACCTCGGTGGGGCGCTGGTGCTCAGTGAGTTCACCGGCGCGGCAGCCGAATTGCGTCAGGCGTTCCAAGCCAATCCGTACGACACCGAAGGTGTCAAGAACGCGATCGTCGCCGCCCTCGAGCAAGACCCGGACGAGGGTCGGCGTCGGATGCGGGCGCTGCGCAGGCAGGTGCTCGCACATGACGTCCAGCGGTGGGCCGAGAGTTTCCTCGGAGCACTCGGTGCCGACCCCGAGACCATGTCGAGCGGCGACCGTCGCATCGATCTGGTCGAAGAAGTGTGA
- a CDS encoding LysR family transcriptional regulator, with protein sequence MDLVRHLRFFVAVAEEGHFGHAAARLQMTQPPVSQGLRRLEKELGVELIRRSTQGAELTSAGRDLLPRARVLVDDAERFVGEARRLRGHHDVLRCGLPSDLDPAIAAACAVSLGRLRPDHHFRMTTASIIDLVKDVRAGLLDCAVVEHPSVVEGLDAGPATRIPRSFLVPADHPVAKAKKPTVRMLDGLACAHAPRATNPPAFDLLIDTLHVRGLDPVVLPTHSAGELVAAVACGEAFALATGTSQVRGVKRVAMIPDDVALRLRTVRRPGTAQPAVDAIESALWKLAR encoded by the coding sequence GTGGATCTTGTCAGGCATCTGAGGTTCTTTGTCGCCGTCGCCGAGGAGGGTCATTTCGGGCACGCTGCCGCTCGCCTGCAGATGACCCAGCCTCCCGTGTCGCAGGGCTTGCGTCGCCTGGAGAAGGAACTCGGGGTGGAACTCATCCGTCGGAGCACTCAGGGCGCCGAACTGACCAGTGCGGGCCGGGATCTGCTGCCGCGGGCGCGTGTCCTGGTTGATGACGCCGAACGGTTTGTCGGCGAGGCCCGTCGACTTCGGGGGCACCACGATGTCCTGAGATGCGGGTTGCCGAGCGACCTCGACCCTGCGATCGCGGCCGCGTGCGCTGTCTCCCTTGGCCGCCTGCGCCCCGACCATCATTTCCGGATGACCACCGCGTCCATCATCGACCTCGTCAAGGATGTCCGCGCCGGTCTCCTCGATTGCGCGGTGGTCGAACACCCTTCCGTGGTCGAAGGTCTCGATGCGGGACCGGCCACCCGGATACCGCGTTCCTTTCTCGTGCCTGCGGATCACCCGGTGGCCAAGGCGAAGAAGCCGACGGTGCGGATGCTCGATGGGCTGGCCTGTGCCCATGCTCCGCGGGCCACCAACCCGCCGGCCTTCGACTTGCTGATCGACACGCTGCACGTGCGCGGTCTCGATCCGGTTGTGCTGCCCACGCATTCGGCAGGTGAACTGGTGGCAGCAGTCGCCTGTGGGGAAGCCTTCGCTCTGGCAACGGGCACCTCACAGGTCCGCGGGGTCAAGCGCGTGGCGATGATCCCGGACGACGTGGCGTTGCGCCTGCGCACAGTTCGCCGCCCGGGCACGGCCCAGCCCGCGGTCGACGCAATCGAATCGGCTCTCTGGAAGCTCGCGCGGTGA
- a CDS encoding threonine/serine exporter ThrE family protein — MREYIATLAGRLVGNHRATIDTIEPFEPAVSPRRPIDLTDDGAVTEVLDLAIKVGAVLLDSGTGAIDTQTQVRFVASMYGVENCEVDVTYNTIWVSARRGASMPPVTAMRTVHYRSLDFTRLAAVDRLVRKIRSRAIDPGEAHEVIDSIIAAPHPYRRWIATLAWSSMAASLSVLLGGGWLVAVVAFITTAVIDRTNRLLNKIGTPLFFQQVTGGFIAVIPAALVFQYQDTLGVDIAPSQVIAAGVIVLLSGLSLVGSVQDAITGAPITGAARFFELMIMTGGIISGVGIAIRALEGTGIYLPTITTSTSFDLATTPTRVVAGGLAAAAFALASYAERRALSTAFFGGALGAAVVAAAEHFSIGSVISAGFAAALVGLVGGLLARRAVTPPLVVAVAGITPLLPGLAIYRGLYGILGDQTVDGFTALAAAVGTGVSLAAGVTLGEFIARTLRRPRIPTKPTRVLLTARSAIRPGRLTEEPEPDPDAATEPMHQIQARPGMTERQN, encoded by the coding sequence GTGCGCGAGTATATCGCGACTCTTGCGGGCCGCCTCGTCGGGAACCACCGAGCGACGATCGACACCATCGAACCGTTCGAACCGGCGGTGTCCCCACGTCGGCCGATCGACCTCACCGACGACGGCGCCGTCACCGAAGTCCTGGATCTGGCGATCAAGGTCGGTGCGGTGCTGCTCGACTCCGGAACCGGCGCGATCGACACCCAGACCCAGGTGCGGTTCGTCGCGAGCATGTACGGCGTCGAGAACTGCGAAGTGGACGTCACGTACAACACCATCTGGGTCAGTGCCCGTCGCGGCGCATCGATGCCGCCCGTGACCGCGATGAGGACGGTGCACTACCGCTCACTCGACTTCACCCGGCTGGCCGCGGTCGACCGCCTGGTCCGCAAGATCCGCAGTCGCGCCATCGATCCGGGCGAAGCGCACGAGGTCATCGACTCGATCATCGCCGCGCCGCACCCGTACCGTCGCTGGATAGCAACGCTGGCCTGGTCATCGATGGCAGCGTCGCTGTCGGTGCTCCTGGGAGGTGGCTGGCTCGTGGCCGTGGTCGCCTTCATCACCACCGCGGTCATCGACCGGACCAATCGGCTGCTCAACAAGATCGGCACGCCGCTGTTCTTCCAGCAGGTCACCGGCGGATTCATCGCGGTGATCCCGGCTGCGCTGGTGTTCCAGTATCAGGACACCCTCGGCGTCGACATCGCTCCGTCCCAGGTCATCGCGGCCGGCGTCATCGTGCTCCTGTCCGGTTTGTCGTTGGTGGGTTCGGTGCAGGACGCCATCACCGGCGCGCCCATCACCGGCGCCGCCCGGTTCTTCGAACTGATGATCATGACCGGCGGCATCATCAGCGGTGTCGGTATCGCGATCCGCGCCCTCGAAGGCACGGGCATCTACCTGCCGACCATCACCACCTCCACGTCATTCGACCTGGCCACCACTCCGACGCGCGTCGTCGCAGGCGGTCTGGCCGCGGCCGCTTTCGCGCTCGCCAGTTACGCCGAGCGCCGCGCACTCTCCACCGCCTTCTTCGGCGGTGCCCTCGGTGCCGCGGTGGTCGCGGCAGCCGAACACTTCAGCATCGGCTCGGTCATCTCGGCCGGATTCGCCGCAGCCCTGGTCGGGCTGGTCGGTGGTCTGCTGGCCCGCCGAGCGGTGACCCCGCCGCTTGTGGTCGCGGTCGCAGGCATCACACCGCTGCTCCCAGGTCTGGCGATCTATCGCGGCCTCTACGGAATCCTGGGCGACCAGACCGTGGACGGCTTCACGGCCTTGGCGGCCGCGGTGGGTACGGGCGTGAGTCTGGCGGCCGGCGTGACCCTCGGCGAGTTCATCGCACGCACCCTGCGACGGCCTCGTATCCCCACCAAACCGACACGGGTTCTGTTGACCGCCCGCTCGGCCATTCGGCCCGGTCGTCTGACCGAAGAACCAGAGCCCGATCCCGACGCCGCCACCGAGCCGATGCATCAGATCCAAGCGCGCCCCGGCATGACCGAACGTCAAAACTGA